The DNA sequence CTTTTTATTCGTAAAGGACGCGTAATGGCCTTAACACAAGAAGGACGTACCCTTTTTAAGCATGTCTCGGACGGGTTCGAAGAGGTAATCGTAGGATTAAATAAGATCCAATCAGAGCCCCTTCAAGGCGTTCTTGTTGTTAGCAGCCCTCCTTCATTTGCTTCCCGCTGGCTGCTGCCGAGGCTTTGGAAATTCTCAGTCAAACACCCTGAGATTCCAATTAAGGTGTTAACAGCGTCTGATACCCCAAATTTAAAACATGGTGAGATTGATGTGGCTATTCTACAAGGCGAGGACCTATGTGTTGAGGAAGGCTTGAGTCTTGAGATGCTAATCAACGAACCCATCTATCCTTTTTGTTCACCTGAACTGGCCAACTCTTTAAAGTTCACGTCACCTGAACAATTACTCAAATGTTGGTTAATTCAATTTAATAGCGGATGCTTCCCTTGGGAAGAGTGGTTCAAACAAGCCAACATATCCACTCAAGGCAAAACAATGCAGTGGATGGAAGTGGGTACCTTCGATATGGGGTTAACGACTGTCATGGCTGGACATGGGGTCTGCCTTGCTACAGATAGCTTGGCTGGTGATTTTATCGAACGTAGCCTACTCGTTAAGCCTTTCAATATTGGGATGACACCCGGTGTTCAGGTCAATCTCTGCTTTGATCCTAGCTCTCCAAGAAAAGAGCGAGTGACTGCGTTTACTCATTGGTTACATGAAGAAGTAAACGAGGTATTGGAGAACTAGCTCTGCCTATCAGCTTCTGAAATAAACAGTTCCCCAATAATTAAATACAGAATAGCAACGTAGCTCTTCCACGCCGACAAAGCTATGTTGAGTAAAAGCTACGTTGCCCTGACTCACTCCCAAAACGATTTCTTCAGTTCTTGATCGACTTGATCCTGCGTAATCCCGACATCTATCAATAAATACTCTGGTAACTCAGACAGCTGCTTTCTGGTTCTACGATTCTGAAGATAACGCTCAAAGTTAGAATAGAATTTCTTAACTGATAACGATGACAAAAATGAATGGTTGGTATTTTCGGTTGCTGTGATCGTATTCATAGCCTTTCTCCTGTTGATCTTTCGCTTTGTTATGGTCAATAATCGACCAACAGAGCAACATCGACAAACGATAGATACTGACATTCAGTTAAGGAAAACTAATGTGAGAGAACGAACCCCACCATTTCAAGGGATCTATTACTTTTACACTGCAGCTGAAACTGGCAGTTTTAAACTCGCGGCTGAAAAGCTGTTTGTCACGGCAGCCGCCGTCAGCCAACAAGTTCGCCAACTTGAAGAGTGGTTAGGTGCAGACTTGTTTATTCGCCAGCACCGAAAAATAGTACTCACTCACGAAGGTGAAGTACTTTACTTGCAAGCTAAGAAAGGCTTTGCCCACATTCAAGATGGTGTGAGGCGAATTAACCAAGACCCAAACCCTACTCAACTTTCTATTTCAACCGTGCCATCATTTGCCCAACATTGGTTGGTTCCTAGAATTGGTGACTTTCGCGATCGCCACCCTGACCTATCCATGCTGATTGAACCGACCAATAAGCTAGTCACGTTTGAAGATTCTAATGTCGATGTCTGCGTTCGGTATGGTCACGGTAACTACCCAAATATCGAGTCTCGTTGGTTAATGGACGAGGTGGTTTACCCAGTTTGTCACCCGATTTATCAAGAGAAGCATGGGATCCATGACATTGACGATCTGCATAAAGCTGAATTGATTGAAGATCGATGGCCAGATATGGATTGGAATCTATGGCTAGACATTGTTGGAGCGAAGGCTGGACGCTCATCATTGCAATTTGATGGCTCGCATTTTGTTTTAGAAGGCGCGTTATCCGTTCAAGGTGTAGCACTGGTTAAGCACAGTTTGGTGTATCGGTATTTGCAGGAAAAGAAACTCGTTCGAATCGGTAACATCGCACTTAAGCCCAAATACAATTACTTCCTATGTGCGCCAGCTGGATACTTTCATCGCGAGAAAATCAAACGCTTTGAAGCTTGGATGCAAAGTCAGGTTCAGTTATTTGGAAATAAAGGTCGAGAAGAACTAACTATTATCGAGACAGATTACCAACTTAAATGGTCTGATAATTCATAAAGCGAAACTGGTATACTGAGCTCAAATAAATGGCGAGAACATCTCATGACACAAGAAAATAACCCGCTTCACGGCATAACACTGCAGAAGCTACTGACTGAATTGGTTGAGCATTACGGTTGGGAAGAGTTGAGTTATATGGTGAATATCAACTGCTTTAAAAAAGACCCAAGCATTAAATCTAGCTTAAAGTTTTTGCGTAAAACAGACTGGGCTCGAGTGAAGGTTGAGTCGATTTACATTGAGCTAAAACAGAACTCTTAAGTCTTAGTCTTAGTCTTAGTCTTAGTCTTAGTCTTCCAAGAGTCAGATAACAAAAAGCCCCGCAAGCTTTCACTTGCGGGGCTTTTTTAGTTAATTTAGAAAAGAGCTAA is a window from the Vibrio splendidus genome containing:
- a CDS encoding LysR substrate-binding domain-containing protein produces the protein MRERTPPFQGIYYFYTAAETGSFKLAAEKLFVTAAAVSQQVRQLEEWLGADLFIRQHRKIVLTHEGEVLYLQAKKGFAHIQDGVRRINQDPNPTQLSISTVPSFAQHWLVPRIGDFRDRHPDLSMLIEPTNKLVTFEDSNVDVCVRYGHGNYPNIESRWLMDEVVYPVCHPIYQEKHGIHDIDDLHKAELIEDRWPDMDWNLWLDIVGAKAGRSSLQFDGSHFVLEGALSVQGVALVKHSLVYRYLQEKKLVRIGNIALKPKYNYFLCAPAGYFHREKIKRFEAWMQSQVQLFGNKGREELTIIETDYQLKWSDNS
- a CDS encoding VF530 family DNA-binding protein, which translates into the protein MTQENNPLHGITLQKLLTELVEHYGWEELSYMVNINCFKKDPSIKSSLKFLRKTDWARVKVESIYIELKQNS
- a CDS encoding LysR substrate-binding domain-containing protein, which produces MDNRLRHLSGLRYFEVAARLNSYSKAAEELFVSQAAVSQKIRQLEEQLGCKLFIRKGRVMALTQEGRTLFKHVSDGFEEVIVGLNKIQSEPLQGVLVVSSPPSFASRWLLPRLWKFSVKHPEIPIKVLTASDTPNLKHGEIDVAILQGEDLCVEEGLSLEMLINEPIYPFCSPELANSLKFTSPEQLLKCWLIQFNSGCFPWEEWFKQANISTQGKTMQWMEVGTFDMGLTTVMAGHGVCLATDSLAGDFIERSLLVKPFNIGMTPGVQVNLCFDPSSPRKERVTAFTHWLHEEVNEVLEN
- a CDS encoding DUF1127 domain-containing protein, with the translated sequence MNTITATENTNHSFLSSLSVKKFYSNFERYLQNRRTRKQLSELPEYLLIDVGITQDQVDQELKKSFWE